The nucleotide sequence GGACATCATCACCGTGCACCAGGAAGCCAGCGTGCACCTGCATCGCACCTTGCGGGCGATTAGGGCTGCGGGGAAGAAGGCCGGCGTCTCACTCAACCCGGCCACCTCGGAGGACAGCATCCGCTACGTCCTGGACGACGCAGATCTGATCCTGGTCATGAGCGTGAACCCTGGCTTCGGGGGGCAGCGCTTCATCCCTTCCGTGCTGCCGAAGATCGCGGCGCTTCGCACCACGATCGATAGCAGGCGCGGCGGCGCTCACCTCGAAGTCGACGGAGGCATAGGCCCCGACACGGCGCCTGAGGTGATCGCGGCCGGGGCGGACGTGCTGGTGGCCGGCAGCGCCATCTTCGGCGCGCGCGACTACGCCTCGGCGATCCGCGCTCTGCGGGTCACGCCGGAGCGATGAGGCTGCCGTCGAACACGTGTCGTGCGGGCCCCGTCATCCGGATCCTGTCGCTCGGCGCCCGCACGCAGATTTCGAGCGTGCCCCCGGGAAGCTCGACCAGCAGAGCGTCCCCGCGGCGCGCGCGTCCGGTTTCGACGGCCGCAACGGCGGCCGCACACGCGCCGCTTCCGCAGGCTTGAGTGAAACCCACCCCCCGCTCCCAAACGCGCAGCTTCATGCGTCCTGCCCTCGGCGGGCTGGCGAATCCCACGTTCACTGCATGGGCGAAACGCGCGTGTTCCGATATGAGCGGCGCCAGGCTGGCTAGATGGTGCTCAGGCGCATCGAAGGTGACCACGTGGGGGTTGCCCAGCGAGATAGCACTGAGCCGCACGCTCGTGCCGCCGACGAAAAACACGTGATCGAGCACGGGGGCGAGCTCTGGCGCGTTCCGTTCCGCAGGGCGTTCGGCCGTGTGTTTGGGGTCTTGCGGTGGTCTTACCCACGTAACGCGCAGCAAGGCCGAGCGCATCTGCACTTCTACCCGAGCCGCGTCGTCGCATGCGTCGAGCAGGCGGCAGCGATGCGGGCCTGCATCCGTATCGATGTCGAACTCGCCACGGAAGCCATGACGCCGGTACAGGTGCAGCGACACGCAGCGAATGCCATTGCCGCATACTTCCGGAACCGAACCGTCGCTGTTGAACACACGCATGGTCGCGGCCCCGTCCCGCCTGGCCACCACCAGCACGCCATCGGCGCCGACCCCCCGGTGCCTGTTGCACAGGCGCCGGGCCCGATGGGGGCTCATCGGGCCAGGCAAATCCGCAGCGTCCACGATCACGAAGTCGTTGCCCAGCCCCTCATACTTGGCAAAAGGCAGCCTGCTACGCTCTGACGGAAGCCCATCAGGGTCCTGCGGCTCAAGAATGCGCACCCGGCCCCTGGCCCAGGGTCTCCATTAGCGCACAG is from Pseudomonadota bacterium and encodes:
- the dapF gene encoding diaminopimelate epimerase; translated protein: MRILEPQDPDGLPSERSRLPFAKYEGLGNDFVIVDAADLPGPMSPHRARRLCNRHRGVGADGVLVVARRDGAATMRVFNSDGSVPEVCGNGIRCVSLHLYRRHGFRGEFDIDTDAGPHRCRLLDACDDAARVEVQMRSALLRVTWVRPPQDPKHTAERPAERNAPELAPVLDHVFFVGGTSVRLSAISLGNPHVVTFDAPEHHLASLAPLISEHARFAHAVNVGFASPPRAGRMKLRVWERGVGFTQACGSGACAAAVAAVETGRARRGDALLVELPGGTLEICVRAPSDRIRMTGPARHVFDGSLIAPA
- a CDS encoding ribulose-phosphate 3-epimerase, producing DIITVHQEASVHLHRTLRAIRAAGKKAGVSLNPATSEDSIRYVLDDADLILVMSVNPGFGGQRFIPSVLPKIAALRTTIDSRRGGAHLEVDGGIGPDTAPEVIAAGADVLVAGSAIFGARDYASAIRALRVTPER